A single region of the Zygotorulaspora mrakii chromosome 4, complete sequence genome encodes:
- the APM3 gene encoding Apm3p (similar to Saccharomyces cerevisiae APM3 (YBR288C); ancestral locus Anc_2.522) has translation MFISFYIADTKNALIFQYLLSSSSPLFSHLLTKIQNVCPELISEHHDEERDESIMGQDSLKYTSSIHSSLGKDLEVYKYHSVTNNINYFCLTSLSKGQASIEPLLFLENMDRILLEYFEKERLTVSKLINNHDRLSMIFYMCVDSGEPAVGRLHENMIKRMVPMRSDLSKIINSTAHSFQKAVRQPALQNQRLFEHSATKGSLLFEQGSGSSTNDAFENEVVPWRTGNLKYKDNEIYVDVLETMHLVYSQRQKKRRRSYRGKNETGAEIKMVCGSICGQINFRSHISENPTIELDLNLAGNYLGVPSLHESVETSSEPGKPVDKLRFIPPDGKFCLMEYNIDLDMLQARNAVYKSGSIGMVSVDFQDGLGSKHDEFEIIINISNSTKVTDIKDLRIDVEVTPEVMPRNNTTDERSNKNKNQEVDDPNPDFSEHKIKVLRNTHGRFENDVVPGKGTWIFQKDTAVGALPVLRGCVENVWNSAIYVKVKRVSVSYNYAGELASGIQVNAINITSGVRNLKSLKLFKGVKYTTASGDFVIRG, from the coding sequence ATGTTTATATCTTTCTATATCGCTGATACGAAGAATGcattaatttttcaatacctTTTAAGCTCCAGCTCACCTTTATTTTCACATCTATTGACAAAAATACAGAACGTATGTCCAGAATTAATCTCTGAACATCATGATGAGGAGCGTGATGAGTCCATCATGGGCCAAGATTCACTCAAATATACAAGTTCCATCCATAGCTCATTGGGGAAAGATTTAGAGGTATATAAATACCATTCGGTCACGAACAACATAAACTATTTCTGTTTAACATCGCTTTCGAAAGGTCAGGCAAGTATTGAACCTCTTCTCTTCTTAGAAAACATGGATAGAATTTTGTtagaatattttgagaagGAACGGTTGACGGTGAGCAAACTAATCAATAATCATGATCGtctttcaatgattttttatatGTGTGTCGATTCAGGGGAACCAGCTGTAGGAAGACTACACGAGAATATGATTAAACGTATGGTTCCAATGAGATCCGACTTATcaaaaatcatcaattctACTGCACATAGCTTTCAAAAGGCCGTACGTCAACCTGCATTGCAAAATCAACGATTATTCGAACATTCCGCAACTAAAGGTTCATTATTATTCGAACAGGGCAGTGGCAGCAGTACCAACgatgcttttgaaaacgaAGTTGTTCCTTGGCGAACTGGCAATCTAAAGTATaaagataatgaaatatatgTTGATGTACTAGAAACTATGCATTTGGTTTACTCACAGaggcaaaagaaaagacgCAGATCCTACAGAGgtaaaaatgaaactgGTGCAGAAATCAAGATGGTTTGTGGCTCAATATGTGGTCAAATTAATTTCAGATCGCATATAAGTGAGAATCCAACCATTGAACTTGACTTAAATCTCGCTGGCAATTATCTTGGTGTCCCGTCACTGCACGAATCCGTTGAAACGTCAAGTGAGCCTGGAAAACCTGTAGATAAACTCAGGTTTATTCCTCCAGATGGTAAATTTTGTTTGATGGAGTATAACATTGATTTGGATATGTTGCAGGCAAGAAATGCAGTGTATAAAAGTGGAAGCATCGGCATGGTCAGTGTTGATTTTCAAGACGGGTTAGGAAGTAAACATGATGAATTCGAAATTATAATAAATATCAGTAATTCAACTAAAGTTACTGACATTAAGGATTTAAGAATCGATGTGGAGGTCACTCCCGAAGTTATGCCACGAAACAATACCACAGATGAAAGgtcaaataaaaataaaaaccaAGAAGTGGATGATCCCAATCCAGATTTCTCAGAACACAAGATTAAAGTCCTACGCAATACGCATGgcagatttgaaaatgacgTCGTTCCAGGAAAAGGTACCtggatatttcaaaaagatacTGCTGTAGGTGCGTTACCGGTTCTTAGGGGGTGCGTAGAAAACGTTTGGAATTCCGCCATTTATGTTAAGGTTAAAAGGGTATCAGTTTCTTACAATTACGCAGGCGAACTGGCGAGTGGGATACAGGTTAATGCAATAAACATCACCTCCGGAGTCCGgaatttgaagagcttGAAATTGTTCAAGGGAGTTAAATATACAACAGCATCTGGAGATTTTGTAATAAGAGGATAG
- the CTP1 gene encoding Ctp1p (similar to Saccharomyces cerevisiae CTP1 (YBR291C); ancestral locus Anc_2.525): MSSQPKKQVDPLKSFLAGSLAGAVEASITYPFEFAKTRLQLLDKASKSSRNPLVLIYNTAKTQSIASIYVGCPAFIVGNTAKAGVRFLGFDAIKNVLRDPQTGELSGPRGIIAGLGAGLLESVVAVTPFEAIKTALIDDKQSLKPKYHNNGLGIARNYASLVRDKGLSGLYNGVLPVSMRQAANQAVRLGCYNKIKTMIQDYTNSPKDKPLSSGLTFAVGAFSGVITVYATMPIDTVKTRMQSLNASQYSSTLNCFATIFKQEGLKTFWKGATPRLGRLILSGGIVFTIYEKVLLVLG, translated from the coding sequence ATGTCATCTCAACCGAAAAAGCAAGTGGatcctttgaaatctttcttAGCTGGATCTCTTGCTGGTGCCGTCGAAGCGTCCATAACGTATCCATTTGAATTCGCAAAAACCAGACTTCAACTCCTGGATAAAGCATCAAAGAGTTCTAGAAATCCATTGGTTTTGATATATAATACGGCAAAAACTCAGTCGATTGCCTCTATCTATGTCGGTTGTCCCGCTTTCATCGTTGGTAATACAGCCAAAGCAGGTGTAAGATTCTTGGGGTTTGATGCTATCAAAAATGTCTTGAGAGATCCGCAAACCGGTGAATTAAGTGGACCTCGGGGTATCATTGCGGGCCTAGGAGCTGGTCTACTTGAAAGCGTTGTAGCGGTGACACCATTCGAAGCTATCAAGACGGCTTTAATTGACGATAAGCAATCATTAAAACCAAAATACCATAATAATGGTTTAGGTATTGCACGGAATTATGCATCATTGGTCCGTGATAAAGGTCTTAGCGGTCTCTACAACGGTGTCTTGCCCGTTTCGATGAGACAGGCTGCGAATCAAGCTGTGAGACTGGGCTGTTACAATAAGATCAAAACGATGATTCAGGACTATACAAACTCTCCAAAAGACAAACCTCTGTCATCAGGTTTGACCTTTGCTGTCGGTGCCTTTAGCGGTGTCATTACTGTTTACGCCACTATGCCAATTGATACAGTCAAGACAAGAATGCAAAGTTTGAATGCTTCCCAATACTCTTCAACATTAAATTGTTTCGCAacaattttcaaacaaGAAGGCCTGAAGACTTTTTGGAAAGGTGCAACTCCAAGACTTGGTCGTCTAATATTAAGTGGAGGTATTGTGTTTACGATTTATGAAAAAGTCCTACTAGTATTAGGTTAA
- the SNF5 gene encoding Snf5p (similar to Saccharomyces cerevisiae SNF5 (YBR289W); ancestral locus Anc_2.523) produces the protein MSASDANGRNNVSSNSPRGVGQGQANPFSKIGTPSFSISQIPAQILQNLTPAQIQMIQQRHQHILMTRMQQQQQQQQQQQQQQQQQQQQQQQQQAQQQQTQQQQQQQQQAQQQQAQQQQAQQQQAQQQQAQQQQAQQQQAQQQQAQQQQAQQQQAQQQQAQQQQAQQQQAQQQQQQLGQTQSPHQLTGQKGPIQQSQKSMVVPSQTQAQEHNQSSTPGGMQQSLHLQQSPSSHPVASQQYQSQKEFKSSGMQNGEEEGASRLVNPQNTLPTQSMGNSGTQSAPINLPPQIARLPLPTQQGVLDFLKQQALARNNPAVVTAVTLAQQQLQLQIQQQQEQAQISQQKKTYAQQGQKGQHAQSTPVHQVQLQEQARQVQQGQTSEIQGNLGQANAGTVKKNIQFSQQKRQQHISIQQERSSHLNAYPNKDASMQVYPSNATAQSPSMEAAINSMQLPPMPKLNLPKYQTINYDMPERNVPSSTFWSSQKRDTDTLLYEQIIQRDKANKFDLARENNGCEPFSIYGFSNKEYLGKLWHTLKYYQELKSTRMKSITNTSQNIPAASVWGKGYSGYGNGVTNTVTQVIPESRVDDRPHVYQNKLQVYRQAMSEKSEDLVPIRLEFDHERDKFFLRDTLLWNKNDSLVKIEEFVDDMMRDYRYAPSHREQFAENLTNSMKEQISEYQPNPYLELNQERIGGDDMRINIKLDIVVGHNQLIDQFEWDISNSENCPEEFAEGMCQELCLPGEFVTAIAHSIREQVYLYHKSLALLGYNFDGSVVEDDDIRSRMLPLITVDDVYRTPSDAKVYTPNLLQISIAELERLDRDKDRDTRRKRRQGRSSRRGVILAGNVNNGAITNIGSSALGNGASSTTNVPSASGIIEVSLPDIADIPRTFRTPVPTTTQPGGIDLGPPVGSYQLETATENVARPPRSPEAMPLCHIVDHVPGKFLLISINLKDKINRNLTDKREVGDEKTFISSLSSQPEASNYRRSETEHRVPANSNEAVIENE, from the coding sequence ATGAGTGCTAGTGATGCAAATGGTCGGAACAATGTTTCCAGCAATAGCCCTAGAGGTGTGGGACAGGGGCAGGCCAATCCATTTAGTAAAATAGGAACACCTTCCTTTAGCATTTCCCAAATTCCTGCCCAAATACTACAAAATTTAACACCCGCGCAGATTCAGATGATCCAGCAAAGACACCAACATATATTGATGACCCGTatgcaacagcaacagcagcagcaacaacagcagcaacaacagcagcaacaacagcagcagcaacaacagcagcagcaagcacaacagcagcaaacacagcagcaacaacagcagcagcagcaagcacaacagcagcaagcacagcagcagcaagcacagcagcagcaagcacaacagcagcaagcacaacagcagcaagcacaacagcagcaagcacagcagcagcaagcacaacagcagcaagcacaacagcagcaagcacagcagcagcaagcacagcagcagcaagcacagcagcagcaagcacagcagcagcagcagcagctgGGACAAACTCAATCGCCACATCAATTAACAGGTCAGAAAGGACCAATACAGCAATCGCAGAAATCCATGGTTGTTCCAAGCCAAACTCAAGCGCAAGAGCATAATCAATCTTCAACTCCTGGCGGAATGCAGCAGTCGCTTCACTTACAACAATCACCATCATCGCATCCTGTGGCGTCCCAACAGTATCAGAGtcaaaaagaatttaaGTCTTCTGGTATGCAGAACGGTGAAGAGGAAGGAGCCTCAAGGTTGGTAAACCCACAGAATACCTTGCCTACACAGTCAATGGGAAACAGTGGAACTCAGTCCGCTCCTATTAACCTCCCCCCTCAAATAGCTCGGCTACCACTGCCGACACAACAAGGAGtgcttgattttttgaagcagcAAGCATTGGCAAGGAACAATCCTGCAGTGGTTACTGCCGTCACACTGGCTCAACAGCAGTTACAGTTACAAatacaacaacagcaagaACAGGCTCAAATATCACAGCAGAAGAAGACATATGCACAGCAAGGTCAAAAAGGACAGCATGCGCAATCAACTCCGGTGCATCAGGTACAATTGCAAGAACAAGCACGACAGGTGCAACAAGGACAGACCTCAGAAATACAAGGAAATTTAGGACAAGCAAACGCTGGAACGgtaaagaagaatatacAATTCTCTCAACAGAAGCGACAGCAGCACATTTCAATTCAACAGGAGCGGTCAAGCCACCTAAATGCTTACCCAAACAAGGATGCTTCTATGCAAGTATATCCTTCGAATGCTACTGCTCAATCGCCATCAATGGAAGCAGCCATCAATTCTATGCAACTTCCGCCCATGCCTAAGCTTAATCTGCCAAAGTATCAAACTATCAACTATGATATGCCTGAAAGAAACGTGCCGAGCTCAACTTTTTGGTCCTCCCAAAAGAGAGACACCGACACATTATTGTACGAACAAATAATTCAACGTGATAAAGCTAATAAGTTCGACCTTGCCAGAGAGAATAATGGCTGCGAACCTTTCAGCATTTATGGCTTTAGTAACAAAGAGTACTTAGGAAAATTGTGGCATACATTGAAATATTACCAAGAGCTCAAATCAACCAGGATGAAATCCATAACAAATACCTCTCAAAATATACCAGCTGCAAGCGTTTGGGGTAAGGGATACTCGGGTTACGGCAATGGAGTTACCAACACAGTGACACAGGTTATACCAGAATCCCGTGTAGATGATCGTCCACATGTTTATCAGAACAAATTGCAAGTTTACAGGCAGGCAATGAGTGAAAAATCCGAAGATTTAGTTCCTATACGGCTAGAGTTCGATCATGAACGTGataagttttttttgaggGACACTTTATTATGGAATAAGAACGATTCTCTTGTAAAAATAGAAGAATTCGTAGATGATATGATGAGAGATTATCGATATGCACCATCGCATAGAGAACAATTTGCTGAAAATTTAACAAATTCTATGAAGGAGCAAATCTCTGAATATCAACCCAATCCATATTTGGAATTGAATCAAGAGCGCATTGGGGGTGATGACATGCGTATAAACATCAAACTTGACATAGTGGTGGGTCATAACCAGCTGATAGATCAGTTTGAGTGGGATATATCAAATAGTGAAAATTGTCCCGAGGAATTCGCAGAAGGCATGTGTCAAGAATTATGTCTACCAGGAGAGTTTGTTACCGCGATCGCTCACTCAATTAGAGAGCAAGTTTATTTGTATCATAAATCTCTTGCACTGTTGGGGTACAATTTTGACGGATCAGTTGTGGAAGACGATGATATCAGAAGTCGGATGCTGCCGTTAATAACTGTAGATGACGTTTACAGGACACCTTCCGACGCAAAGGTTTACACACCAAACCTGCTTCAGATATCCATAGCGGAACTAGAAAGACTGGATAGGGATAAGGATAGAGATACGAGACGTAAGCGAAGGCAAGGCAGATCCAGTAGACGCGGTGTCATTCTAGCAGGTAATGTCAATAATGGTGCAATAACAAATATTGGATCCAGCGCCTTAGGGAATGGTGCTTCGTCTACTACAAACGTGCCGTCAGCATCTGGTATCATCGAAGTATCTCTGCCAGATATTGCAGACATACCAAGAACATTCCGCACTCCCGTACCAACTACAACGCAACCTGGAGGGATAGACTTAGGTCCGCCAGTGGGGTCATATCAGCTGGAAACGGCAACGGAGAATGTTGCGAGACCTCCTCGATCTCCTGAAGCAATGCCTCTTTGTCATATTGTTGATCATGTACCAGGAAAGTTTCTGCTCATTTCcataaatttgaaagataaaatTAATCGAAATTTGACGGACAAGAGGGAGGTAGGGGATGAAAAGACATTTATCTCTTCACTTTCTTCTCAGCCGGAAGCTAGTAATTATCGTCGTAGCGAAACTGAACATCGTGTCCCGGCGAACAGCAATGAGGCCGTAATCGAAAACGAATGA
- the FOX2 gene encoding bifunctional hydroxyacyl-CoA dehydrogenase/enoyl-CoA hydratase FOX2 (similar to Saccharomyces cerevisiae FOX2 (YKR009C); ancestral locus Anc_2.521) encodes MVSEKLLFKDKVVIITGSGGGLGKAYALEYAKRGAKVIVNDLGGTLGGGGSSSRAADVVVEEIKKNGGIAVANYDSVNVHGDKIVQAAIDNFGRVDILVNNAGILRDVSFAKMTENEFNAVVDVHLNGAYKLCKAAWPYMLDQKFGKIINTASPAGLYGNYGQANYSAAKLGLVGMAETLAKEGFRHNIQVNAIAPLARSRMTENVLPPHILKQLGPEKIVPLVLYLTHESTNVTNSIFELAGGFYGQLRWERSSGQIFNPNPKFFTPEAILNKWKAVTDFKDKSFNEVQHPIQLSDYNDLIVKAKKLPVENDQGKKKIQSLRNKVVVITGAGGGLGRSHAQWFARYGAKLVINDIRNPTDVVAELNEMFGAGTAVADTHDIVSQAFQVIETALKSFGRVDVLVNNAGILRDRSFKKMTDQEWFDVLKVHLTATFAMSKAAWPVFVKQKSGYIINTTSTSGIYGNFGQANYAAAKAAILGFSKTIALEGFKRGIRVNVIAPHAETAMTKTIFTQRELINHFDASQVSPFVVLLASGELQTLCGAKGVNGQLFEVGGGWCGQTRWQRSKGFVAVDDPVEPELLRANWSEVTNFKGDTFNPSSTEDSSMAILQSVQNAQMGTKSKDIFKYTSKDCILYNLGLGASSKELKYVYENDPNFQVLPSFVVIPFMSNISPLKMDRLVDNFNYSMLLHGEQYFKLYECPLPTQGSLKTIAEPLQVSDKGGKAAVIIGGFKTYDSKTNKLLAYNEGTFFIRGAREAKNRKPIKGERAKFATKVFKAPANRPPDFETEVKTDEDQAALYRLSGDYNPLHIDPKVAKSVKFPRPILHGLCTLGVSAKALLEHFGAYDELKVRFTNVVFPGDKLKIRAWKEDNGTVIFQTVDVNRNVTVLDFAAVKLVGSGARL; translated from the coding sequence ATGGTATCTGAAAAGTTACTATTTAAGGATAAGGTTGTTATTATAACGGGCTCCGGTGGAGGTTTAGGGAAGGCGTATGCTTTGGAATATGCTAAACGAGGTGCTAAAGTTATTGTAAATGATTTAGGTGGTACCCTAGGAGGAGGAGGATCCAGCAGTCGTGCGGCTGATGTAGTTGTGGAGgagattaaaaaaaatggggGTATTGCCGTGGCAAATTACGACTCCGTGAATGTCCATGGTGATAAGATTGTACAGGCCGCTATTGACAATTTTGGTCGTGTCGATATTCTTGTAAACAATGCTGGCATTTTGAGAGATGTTTCTTTCGCTAAGATgactgaaaatgaatttaacGCGGTAGTTGACGTCCATTTGAATGGTGCTTATAAGTTATGTAAGGCCGCGTGGCCTTACATGTTGgatcaaaaatttggtaAAATTATAAATACAGCTTCACCAGCAGGTCTATATGGTAACTATGGCCAAGCGAATTATTCTGCTGCCAAATTAGGGTTGGTCGGAATGGCAGAAACTTTGGCTAAAGAGGGGTTTAGGCATAACATTCAAGTTAATGCAATAGCACCTTTAGCAAGGTCGAGAATGACAGAAAACGTATTGCCCCCGCATATTTTAAAACAATTAGGTCCAGAAAAGATTGTGCCTTTAGTCTTATACTTAACGCACGAATCCACAAATGTAACTAACTCGATTTTTGAGCTTGCCGGGGGATTTTATGGACAGTTGAGATGGGAGAGATCGTCCggtcaaattttcaatccCAACCCAAAGTTCTTTACGCCAGAAGCTATTTTAAATAAATGGAAAGCAGTTACAGACTTCAAAGACAAGTCATTTAATGAGGTTCAGCATCCAATTCAACTTTCAGATTATAATGATTTGATCGTAAAAGCTAAAAAGTTGCCAGTTGAGAATGATCAAggcaaaaagaagatcCAATCATTGCGCAACAAGGTTGTTGTAATCACGGGCGCTGGTGGGGGTTTAGGTAGATCACATGCTCAATGGTTCGCAAGATATGGTGCTAAACTTGTCATCAATGATATTAGGAATCCCACTGATGTCGTTGCAGAGCTAAATGAAATGTTTGGCGCAGGCACTGCTGTTGCTGACACTCATGATATAGTTTCGCAAGCTTTTCAAGTCATTGAAACTGCTTTGAAGAGCTTTGGTCGTGTCGATGTATTAGTCAATAATGCTGGTATCTTAAGAGACAGATCTTTCAAGAAGATGACTGATCAAGAATGGtttgatgttttgaaagTCCACTTAACTGCTACCTTTGCAATGTCAAAGGCAGCATGGCCGGTATTTGTCAAACAAAAGTCAGGGTATATAATCAACACCACTTCAACCTCGGGTATCTATGGTAATTTTGGTCAGGCTAATTATGCAGCGGCGAAAGCTGCGATTCTAGGTTTTTCCAAAACCATTGCTTTGGAAGGCTTTAAGAGGGGTATCAGGGTAAATGTGATCGCTCCACATGCTGAAACTGCCATGACAAAGACTATATTCACTCAAAGGGAGTTGATTAACCATTTTGATGCCTCACAAGTTTCACCATTTGTGGTGCTTCTCGCAAGTGGGGAATTGCAAACATTATGTGGTGCAAAAGGTGTGAATGGACAGCTGTTCGAGGTGGGTGGTGGCTGGTGTGGACAAACGAGATGGCAAAGGAGTAAAGGCTTTGTCGCAGTTGATGATCCTGTTGAGCCTGAGCTTTTACGTGCTAATTGGAGTGAAGttacaaatttcaaaggaGACACTTTCAATCCAAGCTCTACGGAGGACTCATCTATGGCAATATTGCAGTCTGTCCAAAATGCGCAAATGGGTACAAAGTCTAAAGATATCTTTAAATATACGTCTAAAGACTGTATCCTTTATAACCTGGGTTTGGGAGCTTCCAGTAAGGAGTTGAAATATGTTTATGAAAATgatccaaattttcagGTATTGCCTTCGTTTGTGGTCATTCCATTTATGTCGAATATTTCGCCTCTTAAAATGGATCGCTTAGTTGACAACTTCAATTATTCGATGTTGTTGCATGGTGAgcaatatttcaaattgtatGAATGTCCTTTACCGACACAAGGGTCTTTGAAAACTATCGCAGAGCCATTGCAAGTTTCGGACAAAGGTGGTAAAGCTGCCGTAATCATTGGTGGTTTCAAAACGTATGACTCAAAAACGAATAAGTTGCTTGCTTATAATGAAGGTACTTTCTTCATTAGAGGTGCGCGTGAGGCTAAGAACAGGAAACCAATCAAAGGTGAAAGAGCTAAGTTTGCCACGAAGGTATTCAAAGCACCTGCAAATAGGCCACCGGATTTTGAAACAGAAGTCAAAACGGATGAGGATCAAGCTGCTCTGTACAGGTTATCGGGCGACTACAATCCGTTGCATATTGACCCAAAAGTAGCCAAATCTGTGAAGTTCCCCAGACCAATTTTACATGGGTTATGTACGTTGGGCGTGAGTGCCAAGGCTCTGTTAGAACACTTTGGTGCATATGATGAGTTAAAAGTTAGATTCACAAACGTTGTTTTTCCTGGAGATAAACTGAAAATTAGGGCGTGGAAAGAAGATAATGGGACGGTAATTTTCCAAACTGTGGATGTCAACAGAAATGTTACCGTTTTGGACTTTGCCGCTGTCAAATTGGTCGGGTCGGGTGCCAGGTTATGA
- the LEU5 gene encoding coenzyme A transporter (similar to Saccharomyces cerevisiae LEU5 (YHR002W); ancestral locus Anc_2.526), whose amino-acid sequence MANEIETTQADINAKKQQIVTINKGSLDYVIRSGIAGGISGSCAKTLIAPLDRIKILFQTSNPHYTKYAGSLVGLVEAAKHIWINDGIRGFYQGHSVTLIRIFPYAAVKFVAYEQIRSFLIPSRDYELHWRRLMSGSLAGLCSVFLTYPLDLIRVRLAYVTDHNRVKLTKIIRTIWSEPASVTLSSKPYVPQWFGHWCNFYRGYIPTVFGMIPYAGVSFFAHDLLHDLLRLPSLAPHAVLKLSDEEEELRNHKKQRIPLKTWAELFSGGLAGMASQTAAYPFEIIRRRLQVSTLAPRNMYEHKFQSIGDITRIIYQERGWRGFFVGLSIGYIKVVPMVACSFFVYERMKWHLGI is encoded by the coding sequence ATGGCCAacgaaattgaaacaaCGCAGGCAGATATCAATGCTAAAAAGCAGCAAATCGTAACGATCAATAAAGGCTCGTTAGATTATGTGATACGTTCAGGGATAGCGGGCGGCATTTCGGGTTCATGTGCTAAAACTCTCATCGCTCCGTTAGATAGAATCAAGATATTATTTCAGACGTCAAACCCGCATTATACAAAATATGCAGGTTCTCTAGTCGGCTTGGTGGAAGCGGCAAAGCACATTTGGATAAATGATGGTATACGAGGATTTTATCAAGGCCATTCAGTAACGCTAATTAGAATATTTCCTTATGCGGCGGTCAAGTTTGTTGCCTATGAACAAATAAGGAGTTTTCTTATACCGTCTAGAGATTACGAGTTACATTGGAGGAGATTAATGAGTGGCTCGCTTGCCGGATTATGTAGTGTGTTTCTCACTTACCCTTTAGATCTGATAAGGGTTAGATTAGCGTATGTCACGGATCACAATCGGGTGAAATTAACTAAAATAATAAGGACTATATGGTCAGAACCGGCATCAGTGACGCTCTCCTCCAAACCGTATGTACCTCAATGGTTTGGACACTGGTGTAATTTCTATCGAGGTTACATACCGACAGTCTTTGGAATGATTCCCTACGCGGGAGTCTCCTTCTTCGCCCACGATTTACTACATGATTTATTAAGACTACCCTCCTTGGCTCCACACGCGGTACTTAAACTATCAgacgaggaagaagagCTACGTAATCATAAGAAGCAAAGGATTCCTCTGAAGACATGGGCAGAACTTTTCTCCGGTGGTTTGGCTGGTATGGCGTCTCAAACAGCAGCATAtccttttgaaattataaGAAGAAGATTACAGGTCAGTACTTTGGCTCCGAGAAATATGTATGAGCATAAATTTCAATCGATTGGTGATATTACCAGAATCATATACCAGGAGCGTGGTTGGAGAGGGTTTTTCGTCGGTCTGAGCATCGGATATATAAAGGTAGTACCTATGGTTGCTTGCAGCTTCTTCGTTTACGAAAGAATGAAATGGCATTTGGGTATTTGA
- the BSD2 gene encoding Bsd2p (similar to Saccharomyces cerevisiae BSD2 (YBR290W); ancestral locus Anc_2.524), with amino-acid sequence MIEGNLASDQQQVGSSTAAREIHEGQPSPNVMVTEAADDVAPELRTDEQNQEEASSSSGLGANSFSVNLLRRIKVAGKLFNILDRIYKKNNQQASHLQLGANFDGVFSNLSAKPDCQTNSSGSEQDHPPTYDEAAVDMAPSYYGVDDYSGLYNNEICIEGLPVGNLANLIWNIVVSSSFQFIGFLITYILHTSHAAKQGSRFGLGITFLGYAYSMIPNNVTSKVGKDKALDRVELQNPNEYDDLSPSSRPAKSGGYTSNLSSGLKQEKRELPALAVVIGLLGGFIILKSIYDYVKVKKMEHKYQSQDPS; translated from the coding sequence ATGATAGAAGGAAACTTGGCTTCGGATCAGCAACAAGTCGGAAGCTCAACGGCGGCGAGGGAAATACATGAAGGTCAACCTTCACCCAATGTCATGGTAACTGAAGCAGCTGATGATGTGGCTCCTGAGCTAAGAACCGATGAACAGAATCAGGAGGAGGCAAGCAGTTCAAGTGGATTAGGTGCAAATAGCTTTTCAGTTAATTTGCTCAGAAGGATTAAGGTTGCGGGCAAACTTTTTAATATTCTCGACAGaatatacaaaaaaaacaaccaGCAAGCATCGCATCTACAGCTAGGTGCAAATTTTGATGGGGTATTCAGTAATTTAAGTGCAAAACCTGATTGTCAAACTAACAGCTCTGGTAGTGAACAGGATCATCCTCCCACATACGATGAAGCTGCTGTAGATATGGCACCTTCTTATTATGGTGTTGATGATTATTCTGGTTTATacaataatgaaatatgCATCGAAGGATTGCCTGTCGGAAACCTTGCCAATCTAATATGGAATATTGTTGTGAGCTCAAGCTTTCAGTTTATTGGATTTCTAATCACATATATTCTTCATACGTCGCACGCTGCAAAGCAAGGGTCTCGCTTTGGCTTAGGAATCACATTTCTCGGATACGCTTATTCGATGATTCCGAACAATGTAACGTCTAAAGTTGGTAAGGATAAAGCACTGGACAGAGTTGAATTACAAAATCCGAACGAATATGATGATTTGAGCCCATCATCTCGACCTGCTAAAAGCGGTGGATACACCTCGAACTTGAGTTCAGGTTTGAAACAAGAGAAACGAGAGCTACCGGCTCTCGCCGTCGTTATTGGGTTGCTTGGTGGATTTATTATTTTAAAGAGCATATACGATTACGtcaaggtgaaaaaaatggagcaTAAATATCAATCACAGGATCCTAGCTAG